In Bos taurus isolate L1 Dominette 01449 registration number 42190680 breed Hereford chromosome 9, ARS-UCD2.0, whole genome shotgun sequence, a single genomic region encodes these proteins:
- the VGLL2 gene encoding transcription cofactor vestigial-like protein 2 isoform X2: MSCLDVMYQVYGPPQPYFAAAYTPYHQKLAYYSKMQEAQECNASPSNSSGSGSSSFSSQTPASIKEEEGSPEKERPPEAEYINSRCVLFTYFQGDISSVVDEHFSRALSQPSSYSPSCTSSKAPRSSGPWRDGSYPMSQRSFPASFWNSAYQTPVPAPLGSPLAAAHSELPFAAAADPYSPAALHGHLHQGTAEPWHHAHPHHAHPHHPYALGGALGAQAAAYPRPAAVHEVYAPHFDPRYGPLLMPAASGRPARLAPAPAPAPGSPPCELSAKGEPASAAWAAPGGPFASPAGDVPGGLGLSVDSARRYSLCGASLLS; this comes from the exons ATGAGCTGTCTGGATGTTATGTACCAAGTCTATGGTCCTCCCCAGCCTTACTTCGCAGCCGCCTACACCCCCTACCACCAG AAACTAGCCTATTATTCCAAAATGCAAGAAGCCCAGGAGTGCAACGCCAGCCCCAGCAACAGCAGCGGCAGTGGCAGCTCCTCCTTCTCCAGCCAAACTCCAGCTagtataaaagaagaagaaggcagCCCGGAGAAAGAGCGCCCACCAGAGGCGGAGTACATCAACTCCCGCTGCGTCCTTTTCACCTATTTCCAAGGAGACATCAGCTCCGTTGTAGACGAGCACTTCAGCAGGGCCCTGAGCCAGCCTAGCAGCTATTCCCCAAGCTGTACAAGCAGCAAAGCCCCGCGGAGCTCCGGGCCCTGGCGGG ACGGCTCCTACCCCATGAGCCAGCGCAGCTTCCCCGCCTCCTTCTGGAACAGCGCTTACCAGACGCCGGTGCCCGCGCCGCTGGGCAGCCCACTGGCCGCCGCGCACTCGGAGCTGCCCTTCGCCGCCGCCGCCGACCCCTACTCGCCGGCCGCACTGCACGGCCACCTGCACCAGGGCACGGCTGAGCCCTGGCACCACGCGCACCCGCACCACGCGCACCCGCACCATCCGTACGCGCTGGGCGGCGCCCTCGGAGCCCAGGCCGCCGCCTACCCGCGGCCCGCCGCCGTGCACGAGGTCTACGCGCCGCACTTCGACCCGCGCTACGGGCCGCTGCTGATGCCCGCCGCCTCCGGGCGTCCGGCCCGCCTCGCGCCGGCCCCGGCCCCCGCGCCCGGCAGCCCGCCCTGCGAGCTCTCCGCCAAGGGCGAGCCGGCCAGCGCGGCGTGGGCCGCGCCCGGGGGACCCTTCGCGAGCCCCGCGGGGGACGTGCCCGGGGGTCTGGGCCTCAGCGTGGACTCAG
- the VGLL2 gene encoding transcription cofactor vestigial-like protein 2, which produces MSCLDVMYQVYGPPQPYFAAAYTPYHQKLAYYSKMQEAQECNASPSNSSGSGSSSFSSQTPASIKEEEGSPEKERPPEAEYINSRCVLFTYFQGDISSVVDEHFSRALSQPSSYSPSCTSSKAPRSSGPWRDGSYPMSQRSFPASFWNSAYQTPVPAPLGSPLAAAHSELPFAAAADPYSPAALHGHLHQGTAEPWHHAHPHHAHPHHPYALGGALGAQAAAYPRPAAVHEVYAPHFDPRYGPLLMPAASGRPARLAPAPAPAPGSPPCELSAKGEPASAAWAAPGGPFASPAGDVPGGLGLSVDSGKRERGCGIPGPLLPCAPNWAEPGTPFSSPWRPQ; this is translated from the exons ATGAGCTGTCTGGATGTTATGTACCAAGTCTATGGTCCTCCCCAGCCTTACTTCGCAGCCGCCTACACCCCCTACCACCAG AAACTAGCCTATTATTCCAAAATGCAAGAAGCCCAGGAGTGCAACGCCAGCCCCAGCAACAGCAGCGGCAGTGGCAGCTCCTCCTTCTCCAGCCAAACTCCAGCTagtataaaagaagaagaaggcagCCCGGAGAAAGAGCGCCCACCAGAGGCGGAGTACATCAACTCCCGCTGCGTCCTTTTCACCTATTTCCAAGGAGACATCAGCTCCGTTGTAGACGAGCACTTCAGCAGGGCCCTGAGCCAGCCTAGCAGCTATTCCCCAAGCTGTACAAGCAGCAAAGCCCCGCGGAGCTCCGGGCCCTGGCGGG ACGGCTCCTACCCCATGAGCCAGCGCAGCTTCCCCGCCTCCTTCTGGAACAGCGCTTACCAGACGCCGGTGCCCGCGCCGCTGGGCAGCCCACTGGCCGCCGCGCACTCGGAGCTGCCCTTCGCCGCCGCCGCCGACCCCTACTCGCCGGCCGCACTGCACGGCCACCTGCACCAGGGCACGGCTGAGCCCTGGCACCACGCGCACCCGCACCACGCGCACCCGCACCATCCGTACGCGCTGGGCGGCGCCCTCGGAGCCCAGGCCGCCGCCTACCCGCGGCCCGCCGCCGTGCACGAGGTCTACGCGCCGCACTTCGACCCGCGCTACGGGCCGCTGCTGATGCCCGCCGCCTCCGGGCGTCCGGCCCGCCTCGCGCCGGCCCCGGCCCCCGCGCCCGGCAGCCCGCCCTGCGAGCTCTCCGCCAAGGGCGAGCCGGCCAGCGCGGCGTGGGCCGCGCCCGGGGGACCCTTCGCGAGCCCCGCGGGGGACGTGCCCGGGGGTCTGGGCCTCAGCGTGGACTCAGGTAAGCGGGAGAGGGGATGTGGCATCCCCGGGCccctcctgccctgtgccccAAACTGGGCTGAGCCGGGGACCCCATTTAGCTCTCCTTGGAGACCCCAGTGA
- the VGLL2 gene encoding transcription cofactor vestigial-like protein 2 isoform X1: protein MSCLDVMYQVYGPPQPYFAAAYTPYHQKLAYYSKMQEAQECNASPSNSSGSGSSSFSSQTPASIKEEEGSPEKERPPEAEYINSRCVLFTYFQGDISSVVDEHFSRALSQPSSYSPSCTSSKAPRSSGPWRDGSYPMSQRSFPASFWNSAYQTPVPAPLGSPLAAAHSELPFAAAADPYSPAALHGHLHQGTAEPWHHAHPHHAHPHHPYALGGALGAQAAAYPRPAAVHEVYAPHFDPRYGPLLMPAASGRPARLAPAPAPAPGSPPCELSAKGEPASAAWAAPGGPFASPAGDVPGGLGLSVDSGLQPQDKSKDLYWF, encoded by the exons ATGAGCTGTCTGGATGTTATGTACCAAGTCTATGGTCCTCCCCAGCCTTACTTCGCAGCCGCCTACACCCCCTACCACCAG AAACTAGCCTATTATTCCAAAATGCAAGAAGCCCAGGAGTGCAACGCCAGCCCCAGCAACAGCAGCGGCAGTGGCAGCTCCTCCTTCTCCAGCCAAACTCCAGCTagtataaaagaagaagaaggcagCCCGGAGAAAGAGCGCCCACCAGAGGCGGAGTACATCAACTCCCGCTGCGTCCTTTTCACCTATTTCCAAGGAGACATCAGCTCCGTTGTAGACGAGCACTTCAGCAGGGCCCTGAGCCAGCCTAGCAGCTATTCCCCAAGCTGTACAAGCAGCAAAGCCCCGCGGAGCTCCGGGCCCTGGCGGG ACGGCTCCTACCCCATGAGCCAGCGCAGCTTCCCCGCCTCCTTCTGGAACAGCGCTTACCAGACGCCGGTGCCCGCGCCGCTGGGCAGCCCACTGGCCGCCGCGCACTCGGAGCTGCCCTTCGCCGCCGCCGCCGACCCCTACTCGCCGGCCGCACTGCACGGCCACCTGCACCAGGGCACGGCTGAGCCCTGGCACCACGCGCACCCGCACCACGCGCACCCGCACCATCCGTACGCGCTGGGCGGCGCCCTCGGAGCCCAGGCCGCCGCCTACCCGCGGCCCGCCGCCGTGCACGAGGTCTACGCGCCGCACTTCGACCCGCGCTACGGGCCGCTGCTGATGCCCGCCGCCTCCGGGCGTCCGGCCCGCCTCGCGCCGGCCCCGGCCCCCGCGCCCGGCAGCCCGCCCTGCGAGCTCTCCGCCAAGGGCGAGCCGGCCAGCGCGGCGTGGGCCGCGCCCGGGGGACCCTTCGCGAGCCCCGCGGGGGACGTGCCCGGGGGTCTGGGCCTCAGCGTGGACTCAG GTTTGCAGCCTCAGGACAAAAGCAAGGATCTGTACTGGTTTTAG